Part of the Grus americana isolate bGruAme1 chromosome 12, bGruAme1.mat, whole genome shotgun sequence genome is shown below.
CCTGCCCACGCTTTGCCCGCGCCCTGCCCGCGGGGCTGGCAGCCCGGGGCACCCCGCGTctccctgggagcagcagggggCGCCCTTGCGCTGTCCCCTGCGCGGTCCCTGGTGTTTCCCCCCAGGCACGGTCCCGCGTGGGGTCCCTCGTGGGGTCCCCATCCCCCCGGGTGCTGTCCCGCAGCACCGGTGTCCGTTTTGCCGCAGGCTTGTGCCCAGTGACACGAAGCGCCATCGGGTACCTGCTGTCCAAGAACGGCACCGGCAACGCAGTAGCCATCGTCATCGGCGGCGCGGCCGAGTCGCTCTCCTGCCGTCCCGGCGTCACCACGCTCATCCTGAAGAACCGCAAGGGCTTCGTCCGCATGGCCCTGCAGCATGGGTGGGTCACGGGCACTGCCGCCGCGGGGGTCTGAGGGTCCCAGCACCCCATCACCACCCACCATGTCCCCTCCACAGGGCCTACCTCGTCCCCTCCTTCTCTTTCGGGGAGAACGACCTGTTCCGCCAGGTGGTCTTTGAGGAGGGCAGCTGGATGAGGAGCATCCAGCAGCGCTTCCAGAAGATGATGGGCTTCGCTCCCTGCGTCTTTTACGGCCGGGGTCTCACCTCCGTCCAGTCCCGGGGCTTCCTCCCCTATGCCAGGCCCATCACCACTGTGGGTGAGCATCGTCCGCCGGGGCGGAGGGGATCGCCAGAAAGCAGAGGGGTGGAGGAAGAGGGCACCCCGCCATGTGTGGTGTTGGAAGGCAACGCTCAGCTCATGTCCCCGATGAGCCGAGCGTGTCCCCGTGCTGCCGGCCTgaccttcctcccctcctggcAGTGGGAGAGCCGGTGACGGTGCCCAAGATTGAGGACCCGAGCTGTGAGACGGTGGACATGTACCATGAGATGTACGTCCGCTCCCTGCTCAAGCTCTTCAACGAGAACAAGACCAAGTATGGGCTGTCGGAGACAGATGAGCTGCGCATCCTCTGAGCACGGCCGGCGCCGGCGGCCAGATCCTGGCTCACAAGGGCGGCTGGCTCTTGCGGGTGGGGATTTCAGCCGGCCCGGCACTAGGAACACGCGGGGGACGGTCCCCGCTCCGGCCCTCCGCTCCTCTGACCGAAAAAcctgagcaggagcagggaggagaggaggaagtgaggggagggggagattGGGAAAAGGTCCCCCTTGAAAGGGGTtcgggggggctgtgggtgaCACAGCTGTCCCCTGAGGATGTGGGGCTGATGTGGGGAGGCTGGCGCGAGGCTGGGGGCCAGCGATGGGCACGgtccccccaaaacaaccaagaCACCACGAGCTGAGGGAGGGGGTGTCACAGGAGGAGGGAACATGATGAGCTTTTTGGGGTGGCATCCCGATGGCACACGGGACCGGGCTGGGGAGATGTCTGCCGGGGTTGGGGGGACACACTCAGACTTGGGGACCCATGGAAGTGGCCTCAGCCAGGACCAAGTGGCCCTGGGCAAGGGGCGGGTGCTGCTCTGGCCCCAGATGAGCCTTTTCCACCACCTCTGTACCCAATACAGTTTCCAACCTCCCCGCCGCTGCCtgtgtgtgctggggggggcaggatcAGTGGCACCGCAGCCGTACCCCCATGCTCCCTGTGCAGGTGGACACGCCACCCacctgtgtcccctccctgccgGTCCCATCTCCACGGCTGGGGCCATGCTTGGTGGGGACCTTCGCACCGCTCAGGTGCAACCAAGCAGCTCCCGGGTCCACCTGGGCCACGTTGGATATAACGGGAGGTGAGGGGTGGCAGCTGCTCTTACTGGGTTCGTGGGGCTTAGGAGGGTcgtctccttccctctctgctttcGGTTCTGCGGTGAGTGGGGGGCTCTCTGGGAACCACTgtctggtgggatggggatgcgGGGTACCCCTGGGACCCTCTCCCTCCCCGGGTGACCTGGGCAGCTCCCGGTGGGATGTGGCTGTGTGTGGTTGGTGCCACACAGCCACGGCTGGGGTGACACCCCCATGATGCTATGGACTTCCCTTTCCTCGGCACGTGCTGGCAGGACTCGTTGAGGGGCGATGGGGGCAGCCCCTTCTGGGGTTCTCCATGGTGGGGACAGCCccgtcccacccctgcccgggCTGGTGCGGGACAGTCGGCAGCGCTGATAGCTATCTCTGGTCCGCTCCTCTCTGCGCAGGCGCTCGGCCGAACAAAAGGGCTGGGTAAACGTTTGGAAAGCAAACACTCATAAAGGCAGATTCCTGAGGACTCTCCCATCACCATGGGTGTCACCGCTCCGGTCCCCTGCTCTGATCCTGCCCCAGCAATGGTGTTAAGGTGGCAGGTGGCTTTGCTCTCAAATGCTTTCTGGGGCGAGGGTGGGCATCTTGTCCCTCTTCCTTCTGATATGGGGAGGAACGGGTCGGGCgtggagaaagaggaaggggtTTTATTGGGGGATGACGACAGCAAGTGCCCCGTGCCGCGTCCCTCCCCGCCTCTCCCAAGGCCAGCAGTGTGACAGAGACATCTCCAGGGGACCCAGCATCGGCTCCATCCCCAGGTTCAGTCTGGTCCCTGCACATCACTGTCAAGCAGACTGGAAGGGCTGTGCATGCCCAGGGAGGGACGGACAGACCAGCGTCCCTTCTCTTTAGTGACCTGTCAGCCCCTGCGTGTCCCCGGGACATGTGCCACGGGCCAGCCTGCCATCCCAAACCGGCTTTCTCAGCATCCTTCCCATTCCCATGGGAAGGTGGCTGTCCTGCCCCAAGCAGTACTGGCACCCTCATCCCACGGCGTCCCAGGGCAGGGCCGGGACAAGCCCCGTGGCCACCCATCCTCAGCCCTGCAGTCTTTGCCCTAACAGGGCCAGGTCTGGGGACCCAGGGGTGCCAGGGTGCCCACACGGAGCCCAGAGCGGCTGCAATTCATTGAGATCAGGGACGAGGTTCCTGTAACCCCCGCTGGCCCCTCAGCACCCGCCTCCATTCCGTGCCGTCCCTGTCCCCTGGGTGTCACTGGCAGTGTGGCCACCACCCATGGTATTGTCCGTAGAGGGGGACACCAGGGCCAGGTCACACGTGGGTACGGGCCGGAGCCGCTGGGCTGGCCCCCGGCGTAGCCGCCCCCGGTACTTGTCCCCAGCCATGAAATACAAGATGGGGTCGAGGCAACTGTTGATGCTGGCCAGTGGCCGCGTGATCTTGTAGGTGAAGTTGATGATGTTGAGGGTCCGGCAGTCAGCTTGGAAATAGCGGGAGGTGTAGTAGATGGTCCGGGTGATGTGGAAGGGCACGAAGCAGATGGCAAAGACGGTGAGCACAATGATGATCATCTTGATGGAGCGCTTCTTGTAGGAGGGCATTCGGGGACTGGGGCTGGAGAAGCTGGACTTGCCAAGTCTCTTGGCCATCAGGCAGTAGCACAGGACAATCACCAGGAAGGGGATCCCAAAGAGGAGGGCCATGATGGAGGAGCTGTAGTGCACATAATGGTCGAACTCCTCGGGCTTGGTGGTGTCATGGCAGAGGGTGCTATTGCCCTTGGAGCTGGTGGTGACAAAGATGAGGTTGGGGATGAGGCAGATGGTGACAACAAGCCAGGCGGCCACACAAATGATACGGGCGTGCTTGGTCTTCACCCACTTCAGGGAGCGGATGGGGTGGCAGATGCCCATGTAGCGGTGGACGCTGATACACGTCAGGAAGAGGATGCTGCTGTAGAGGTTAGCATAGAAGAGGAAGCGCACAATCTTGCAGAGGCATTTCCCGAAGGGCCAGTTGTTGCGGTCGGCGTAATAGTAGaccagggtggggagggagaggacatAGAGTGTGTCAGAGACGGCCAGGTTGAACATGTAGGTGGTGGTGGCATTCCAGGGCCTCATCCTGCAGATGAACATCCACAGGGCCCAGGAGTTGAGGGGCAGCCCCACCAAGAAGACGAGCCCGTAGGAGACGGGCAGCAGGATGAACTTGAACTCCTCGTTGAAGACGCACTTTGCCTCCAACACCGCGGTGGTGTTTCCTCCTGGCCAGGGAGCCGTTGTTGGTGTCCACAGGGCAACTGGGAACGTCCTCACTGAAGTGGCCATGTTCTCCGAGCCAGATCTAGAGGAGCAGTTAATAAAAGCGCATTAGTCATTGATCCCGACCATTGTCAGGCACAAAGCGTGGAAGGCAGCCAAAGATGCCAgattttccccccctccagAAGCTCCGGCCACTTTGATGGTTCTCTGGTTTTTCTCAGCTCGCGCGTTCAGGCCTTGCGGGGAGCCGAGGGGGGCTTGACAAATCCTCCCCTTCGCAGCCCCCGCAATGACACCCGTTAATCATCCCTTTGAGCAGCGTGCAGTGACACCAGCACTGCGTGGAACCGGGAAGCGTGCCTGAGACAGAGGACCACGCCGGCCCCGCCGGCCAGCAGCCCCATGGCGCGCCGAACAATGAGACCTTTATGAGCAACAGCAGCCCCCGGCCGGTGCCAGCACAGCCTCTTGGAAGCCGGCTCAGCCTAATTGGCACCATCCTGACAATGCTGCTCGTCCCAGAGGGCTCCTTGACAGAAGAAAGGCgggaggagaagaaaggctTGTCTGGGGGAATATTATGGCCCAGAGAAATCCTCGGGGGGCTGTTAAAGGAGCCTTTGGGAGAGCGTCCCTGGACGGCAAGGGGCCTCCAGCTGCCGGGTATTCTCCATAGGAGAGGGATGATCTAAGCCCTGCGGAGAGGAGCTGCGCCGGAGCCAAGTCCCAGCTCGAGACAGTGCAAGTTCACAAGGCAGGCAGGACGTTTCCCCGCACACATTGTTAGGATCAAAGGCTGGGATCCGCATCCTCCTGGCAAGGAGTGCGGACAAGCTGTCGGGGGGTTGCGTTTGCCTCTCAGGATGTCTAAAGTCGAGAGCCTGCTCCCCCAGAGGGAAGAGGGAGTTTCTGCATCCATCATGGTACCCAGTGAAGGACCGGGTCTCTGAAGGTTCCTTCCACCTCAGCCCCTCCATGCCCACCATAGTCCCTGGCGGAGTGATTTTAGAGCGCCCGCTTCTGTCGGCTGAGGACGGACGTTCGGATGAGTAACCTGGGAGCAGGAGcatctgctgtgctgcaggcagaggcaagGGTGCAGCCGAAAGCCATATCTGACGGAGGGAGTGCTGGTGTGTCTCTGGTTTCACCAGGAGGTGATGGGCACCAGGACGGAGGAGGACTCGGGGCTCAGGGAGACAATGTGTGTTAGTGGGGTGCTGGTGTCCGTGGTAGAAGGTGGAAGGTTGCGTTATCTCAGGGTCCTTCATCCCTTGGCTCCCTCATCATCCCCCTCCTGTTTGCCCCTTGCCATGGAGATGCGCAGCCTGACAGCTTCTCGTGGCAAGCGCCGTTGGCAGGAATATCCCGTAGGGTGTATCCATGGGGTCAGCTGAACTGCCATCCATCTTCTTCCTGCAGAGCCTCGCCCCAAGAGACACCCCTGCGTTTACAGAGATGATCATAAACGAATCTACAGGCAGATGGGCAGGTGAGTGGCCGCGGGACCGGCTCCTCCGTGCTGCGTGCACCTCCGTGCTCTCTGTTTGAGTTGTGGGCTGAGCTGCAACTTCGGGCTCACATCAAACACCCTGCAGCTTCCTTCCCACTGCGgccagtgcaggcagctgcctggcttTATTACAGGGATGAGTTCAGAGAGCAACAGGCAGGTCCTGATCAAACATTAACAGTGGGAAGAACTTGCTCTGTTTTCCCAGAACCAGGAGGGAAAACCAGCTGGCAGGAAACCCTGAGCCTCCGGGCTCTGGTGCCAGCAGTGGTCCCATGGGGTGCTGTGCAGGTTGTACTGGTCCCAGCGGCTGCATCTCCCCAAGCCGTGATGCTGCCAAGGACATGAGGCATCAtgagatttgttttcctcttccaacCTCTGAGTGCAAGTGAGCATGAAGCCTTGAGCCCAACCAGACCGGAGGTGCCGCAGGGTTCAGTGACCAAAGCCAATGCTCGTGTCATAGGTCAACAAACAGCTAAGATACGAAGaagacaataaataaataataataataatctggTGTAAGAAATGCATAAGGAAAAAGAGCCCGAGCAGCTGCACGGTGCCAGGCTGCTTGGAGGAGAGCACAGGTATGTGGCTTCTGCCAGCTGATAAAGCCCGAGCGTGGTCATTGCTCAGCAGTATGATTTAACCATTCGTAAGCCCCCTTCTTTTGAGGATAACCAccgaaaaataaaaatgcaaagcatgaCATGTGGCAAGCTTTATCTCAACAGGTTTCCTGCTTCCTCATCTTAGTCATGATCAAAATCAGTGGTTTAAATCACTGATTCATATCAGTCCGCCCTGAGGACACGTCACCGCCAGGCCCGTTCCTACTCCTCACTGACGTCCCAGCGAGGCGCGCTCTGGTCACAGCCTCTCCAGTGTGTGCTTTTCAAGGAGGGACTGATTGCAGCCGCGGTGAGATCTGAGCCAAGCATTCGGGCTTGCTGCTGGAGCGGGAGATGGAAGGCACTGCAGGGAAAGGACGTGGAGCTGGGGAGgtgctccctgctcctgctcctgccctgtgcGCTTTGTGGATGCATGAGGGCTGCAACACTGGGGAATCCCTTGCCCATGGCAAGCACATCCCCCTGGGACGGTGCCTGCAGGCTGGCCCCTGCATGTACTCCAGGAAGCAGTGAGGGCTCCTGCAAAACACCCGCACGGCCATCCACCAGCGGAAAGGGGCAGGAGCCAGCCACGAGGCCGTGCATCGGGGGGCACGTGCTGCCCTTGGCCCTTTGCGGCAGGAACGggagctctgccctggctcccagccccgcGGCCATGCCCAGCCCAAACCCGTCCTTCGGCCCCGCGGGCAGCACCGGCTCCGGCAGGAGCCGGCAGCCGCCCCCAGCCTTGGGCACCCCAGCAGCTGGCCGAGGGTCCCGGCCCTGGGGATTTACAGTGGCGTTGGAAAGGCACCAGCGAAATGAATGAGTGGGGCAGCGCCAAAGTCCTGCACGCTGGCAGGATGGGGCACTGGGTCAGGCATGGCGGTGCGGCAGCAGGAGCTTCGGAGAGGGGACAGGAGAGCGGATTTCAGAGGGgagcaagcagctgctgagGGACACAGGGCTGGGTCAGCCCGGgactggctgctgctggagcatgGGAAAAACAGGGCTTTTCTTCTCGCTTAAGCtctcagaaaatgcaaaacaaggGGAAATTATGCCAAACATCCTGCAGAAGGACCCTTGTCCCTAATCGCCACGTGGTTTGTGCAGCCAAAGCCCCGGCACAAGGTAAGCATGACCTAATTTCTTTTCGATCCTTCTCTTCAGCTGCAAGAGCAGCCAAAGCACGAtctgcctgtgctgcccaggCACCGATGTCTCCTCCCCAGAGATGCCAGTGGGGCCGGGTGCTTCCCTCACTGCCCACCGTGTCCCCTGCTCCGAGGTGCCCCCCTCTCTCAGCGGGGTGGGAGGTGAGGGTGGTTTCCTTTCGCCCTAGGGtggcctgtccctgtccctctgcctcccccggGAAGGGCAGGAACCCGAAGCTGCGGCAGCCCAAGGGGCAGCTTCACCCTGCGAGGAGGGAGCAAGGGATGGAGAAGATGAAGGAGAGGAGGTGGCTCCACCAGGAAGGGTGAAGGCCATTGGTGATGGAGGAAGGCAGTGGCATGTTAGGGAGCAGGACGTGCAGGGGGATTTGGGGATggtggagggatggggagaacTACCTGACCCCCACACCCAGCCAGCCCCGGGGATCCCACCCTTGTCCCTCGTGGCAAAGCCAAAGCTGCTCCCCACAGGCCCCCCAAAGCCCGGCTGGGTTTGCATGGCCGCGTCACGGCCATGGGGGGCTGTcctggctgggggctgccccggctcACCTGCGGTCCTGGGCGGGGGCAGCTCTCAGGAGCGGGGCACCCCCGGGGAGCGGCGGTgccccgcggggctgggggccatgccggggggctgcgggctgccCTTCGCCGTGCCGAGCCGTCTGTGCCCGCTCCCGCTCTCCCACGGCCGGGAGCAAAGTGCCCGGGAGAGGCAGGGCgggaggcgggcgggggcgggggcaggagcgggcaggagcgggcaggaGCCGGAGCCTGCAGCGTCCCTGCCCGcgtccctgcccgccccgggggctgcccgcACGGCTCAGCCCTGCCGCGCTCCCGTCCATCGCCCTCGCAGGCTTGGGGCCACCTGCAGCCCTCCCCCCCGAGACGTGGGACGTGTGACCCTCGCCCACGGCCCCTcgcccacgccagggcagccTCCCTGCCCCACTGGGGCCGCGGGGGTCCCGGCAGTGCCCGCGCCCCGGGGTGCTGCCCTGCTGGCACCCCAGCGCTGTGGGGCGATCCCGGGGACAAAGGTGGCCACTGCCACCTTGAGGCCAGCCTGGGCATAGTGTCCCCAGAAGCGGGGCCACCTCAGGTGTCGCAGCAGCCGGGGCCCTGCCGGGTTGGGGTGTCGCTGTGTTTTGGGGGGAGCGTGTGCCCCCGCTGCCTGCAGAGTTGTTCGCGGTGCGGGGGATTTAGCTCCGTTGTGAGCGTGCAGGTGGGCGAAAGGCGGGTGCTGTGCAAACGTGTCAGCGTTGCGATGAACGGGGCACGCCGGGTGCACCCCACGACGCAGGGGACCGCGGTTGAGAGCACGCTGGGTCAGGGGAGCAGAGGTGCGAGGGGCTGGGCGGCTGGTGCGggggcagcccggggacgcttGGCTGCAGAGGGGGggagcacaggggaccctgggTGTGCAGGGCTGAGCGGGCAGAGCCGGTGCGTTTGGAGGGGAACTGTACTGTCACAAGCCAGCCCAGTCCTGTGCGGGAGCCACACAGGGCACCAGGGCAAGGGCAGCCTCGAGGGTTTGCAGGGTCCCCAGTTAAACAGGGGAAGTTGGGGGGCAATGGTCCTGGAGCAGCTGGGGCACCAGGAGCAGGTGCTCTCCCCACCCAGCTTGCCTGGCTCGGCTTGACTCGGCATGCTCCCTCCTTGTCCCTGCACAGAACCGGCcgttgcacacacacaccccagtGTCCCTGAGACTTTATTCTGGACGAGGATAGCAAACGGCATCTCGTAAGGAACCGGCGCCGCAGCCTCAGGAGTGGCTGCTGGAGAAGTGCTCTGGGAACGCCAACCGACCAGGGCTGAGCCCAGGGAGGAGGAAACAGCTGCTGAGGCCGAAGGCACAAGGGTgtgcggggctgggctggccaCAGATGCTGCTGTGCCCTTGCAGGCTGCAACTCGGCCACCTGGAGAGGCTGAGCCTCAAGGTCCAAAGCACCCAGCGGTCCCCACTTCCCAAGTGGCCTCAACATCTCCCATGGCCCCCGTCCTTCCTTGCTGGTGGGGCTCAGCATGGTTCTTCCATCgctttggggagggaggatggaGACAGGCAGCGAGACCTGGAAAGCGTCCACCACAGGAGCTTCCTGAGACTTTCCGAGTTGCTTGCTGGTGAGGCCAGACAAGTTGGGAGCACGGCCAATAGGTCCAGCCCTgggtgcctgcctgcctggtCCTCCTCGGCAGctctctgcctgccccagcacctccaCAGAGGAAAGAACACacgggtgctggggcagggataGGTGCTCTAGGCGCTGGGCCCGAGGTCGGGTCTCTGTGGCAGGCTCACTGTGGTGTCCTCGCCGAGCTTGCTGTGGACGAGCCAGGGATGGGTCGGGCTGAGCACCCTGGCCTCCAGCAGGTCCCGCTCCATGACGTCCCTGCatgtggggtgagggggagcaaGTGCTGGGGAAGTCACCgagagggagcagggagccTGCATGGCCCTGGGGCATCCACAGAGATTTGGGGACTTGATATCCTCCTACCCTGCTGCATCCTCCCCTGAGGCTcacctttcctcccccccaGGGTGCGGGGCTCTGCCAGGGACCCTGGGGCCACAGGAGCTGGCCCGCGCAGTGCCCCCCTTTCTGAGCTCCAGGTCCTGGGGGTACCTGAAGATCTCCAGGtggtcccagccctgctcctgcagcccttcCGCATCCTGATGCAAGCTGAGGTGGCCCAGGCATCCACCGACGCTGTGGGACCACTCGCCCCTGTCGCAGGGCCACTGGAGAAAGAAGAACAAGGACACGTGCCAGCAGCGTCACACCAGGAGCCCATCTTCTTGTCCCAGGAATGCCATGGGAATGGAACCTCGCATCTGCTGGCGGCCCCATGGCTAAAAGTAagtctcctcccctccctgagcTCCCCAATCCCCTCAGCTGAGCTCCAGAGCGCCATGGGGACCACAGCAGTACCTCTCCAGGGTGGCCGTGCTGGCGAGCATCCGGCGTGCACCTCTGCACCTCCCGGCAGGGCCGCGGAGGTGGCTCCAGGACGCTGCGGGTCTGGCACAGCAGGGTCTTCTGGCTGTCCCCTCCGCGCTTGGGGGCCGCCCAGTCCAGCTGGCTCAGGCAGGTGGCCATGTGCAGCGCTGTCAGCGAGCAGTCGCCCAGCCCCGGTGCGTCCCTCGCCAGGATGGCCGATCTGGGTCTCCTCTGCCGACCCATGCTGGGGGGGCTGAGCAGGCGCCCACAGGATGGGTCCCCTGGCAcgcagcggggccagccgcccCACCGCTCCTCCTCTGAGGGCGAAGGGACCCGTGCTCCAAGGGGGCTGCGGTGCCGCTGGCCCCCGGCCGGGCTCTCCACCTGCTTGTCGTGTGCTTCGCCAGCGCCAGGGGCTGGCACCCACGCGTTGGGGACCCCCTCGAAGATGAAGTAGGCTGGGTTGGTGTAGCTGGCAGCCGGCTCCGGGAGGCTGCGGGGTCGGCTCCTGCGACGGATGGTGGGAGAGGGCTCAGCATCACCCCACGGCCGGGGCTCGTGGCGGGGCTGAGCCTGGCTGGGCTACCTGAgtggctgcaggggtggcttgGGGCACGTCGGGGTGTCTGCTGCCGGCTTGGCATCCTCTTCCTCGAAGCTGATCCACTCTGCAAAGGCACCGAAGTCTGGTCTCTCCCCACTGGGCACTGCATGGCCCCTGCCCACGGCTGGGGTCCAGGAGGGCAGCGCGGGCACGGACAGCTCTCGGCCGTGCCGTACTGGAGCGCGGCCCCAAGCCCCCGTGCCCAGGGTGATGGGAGGGGGCTGGTGTGCGGCCGCCTTTACCGTAGAGCCTCTCGCGGGTGCTGCGCCTGTCCTTGGGGACACGGACCTTCATCCAGCCGCGCATGGAGCCTGTCTCCTCGCCACGGTGGAAGAGGAAGGTCTCGAACTGCTGAGCCATGCTGCCGATCATTGACCTCATGGCGATGCAGCACTCGCCTGCAGGCACAGCGCACGCCTGTGTTACCCCTCCATGGGCAGCTCGGGGGGGGCAGGCGAGCCCCCCTGGAGTGGGGTGGGTGCCAGGGTCCCTTCTGCCAAGCTCCAGCTGCAAAACCTCACACCCAGCAGGCTGTTACCCGAGCCCTGCGGGGGCTATGCCTGGCACCCCCCATGCCACCAGGGTGGCCCCCACGCCATCCTGCACGCACCGAAGGACTCGCAGCTCTCCACGCCCTTAATGCTGAGGAGGAGGTGCTGGTCCCCCAGGTACTCCAGGTCTGGCAGGATGGGGTTCAGCTGCATGCAGAGAGAGGGGTGCTCGGGAGGGCTGCCACAGGGTAGGGTGGcatggggggggtgtctgtccTGGGGGACACGGTGACAGCCCCCGGCACCCCTTGGGGCTCAGGGTATGGAgccagcaggagggatggggaagtggagggaggaggatgctTGAGGGCTGGGAGGGACCAGCGTCTGCCCACCCCCCGGGTGCATACCACGGGCAGGTGCTTTGCGGACCAGCCCAACTTGAGGAAGCCGGGGATGTCGCAGCTCTGGGAGGTGTTCTCCCCGCTCCGCTGGGCCTCTGCCGGGGGAGAGCGGGGGGCACAGCTTCAGCCGGGGCCAGCTCGCCCCCGTGATGCACCCCAGGCACCCCGTCCCGCCGGGCCACCTCACCCTCCAGGCAGTAGGAGTGAAACTCGATGTAGCACTTGGTGCGGCTGGCAGTTTTCACGATCACCTCGATGCTCTCCCACTCGATGCAGGCCAGGGGCTCGGGGCCggatcctggagctgcaggcagacaCCGGCGGGTTGGCGTGCGCCGGCTGAGCACCGCGGCCGGGGCTCGCCCCAAACCGGGCGCAGGGGGTGACAGATCCCAACCCCTTACCCTTCTTGGGCACAAACTGCGATGTCACTCCCACCTCGAAGGTGGCGAAGACGGGCGAGTGGTCGCTGGTGACGATGTCGTCGGTGCAGCCTGGATGGTAAGAGGGGGCAGCTGGGTGACGGTCCCCAAGCCCCGGGGTCCCAGGCAGCGCTGgccaccccggggtgcccccagccccatggtCTCACTCACCATAGGAGTTACAGACCACGTGGGTCTCCGGGTGTGACTTCCACAGGATGCGGTCACACCAGGAGGGGACGTTGATCCTCATCTAGGAATGGGGAAAGCAGCCAGTTTCGGTGCCCCCTCGGGTCTGGCTTCCCCCAGCCCGGAAAAGCACCCCACCAGCACCCTGGAAAGTGAGCTGCCTCCCACCCAGACCCCCTTTGGGGAGGGAACGGGCTGGTGGAGGCGTGGGGGCTGAGCATCACCatgcagcccccccccggcaccgTCCGAGCCTGCCGTCCCCATCCCCCGTGGTGTCCTGCAGCTCGGCGGGAAGCTCCGGGAACTCACCCCCGTGGGCTTGAACTTCTGCCACATGTAGCTGTCCCGGGAGCCCCGCTCGTACCGGTACgtgggggggaaggagatgTCACCCTCACCTGGGAACCAAGACACGGAGGTGGCATGGGGACagtgtccctgcctgtccccccccaCGGCTGCAACCAGCCGGGGAAGGGCCCCATGGGGTGTCATGGTCCCCATCTGGGGCTCGCACCGACGGCCGCCACCCTTGGCCCCCTCTGACTGTCCCCATGCTCACACACTCTCGGGATGCAGAGCCCAGGGACCGGGGGGTGTGCACGGGGCACGGCAAGGTCCCCCAGGCTGTCGGCACCTCGCGCGGGGCTGTGCCAGGACGGGCCACCACCGTGTGCTGGAGGTGGCACAGGGAGAGCTCTGCGGGGACCCCGTGTGCCGCTGTCTCGGTGAGGGGGGGGGCCACTGCCCTTGCCCCCGCACTCACTGAATCGCAGGAACACCTTGTTCTTCTCCCGCTCCAGGTTGAGCTGGTCGACAGCCAGGAGGGTTTCAAACTCCTTCTTGGTTATATGGGCAAGGATGTCCTGTGCCAGGGGAGGAAGGTGCCGTGAGCCCTGGTTCTTCTCACCCCTGCGGCTGCCCCGGCACTGCCACCGTCCCCAGCCGCGGTGCCTGCAGGGACCCACCTGCACGTCCATGTCCAGGCGGTAGTTGAGGTCCCCGAACCAGAAGAGGTGGGTGAAGCGCAGGGTGAGGTCGAAGGCGCTGAGCCGCTTGTCACCCAGAACCAGGGAGCGCAGGATGTCGCTGTAGTTCTGGTTACGCCtaggggggggacacacagcaGCACTGTGTGAACCTCCCTGGGGGCACCTCAAACTCATCCTGCCCCTGACAGGACGAGGACAAGGACAGGGACAGTGCCACAGCTCCCTGGGGCTCCACCAGCCCCCTGAGAcaaccccctgccccagggcagccccgtTCCCCCAAGCCCCTCCATCACCTGTGGGTCTTCTCACTGCCGGAGGCCAGGTGGCAGTTGACGAAGCCGAGGGAGGTCCCGTTGAAGAGGAAGGAGACGCCCACAGCTCCCTTGTTCCCTGCAGGGGTGTGCCTGGCACTGAGCTCTGAGGGGGCCTGGAG
Proteins encoded:
- the P2RY4 gene encoding P2Y purinoceptor 4 isoform X1, producing the protein MAFGCTLASACSTADAPAPRSGSENMATSVRTFPVALWTPTTAPWPGGNTTAVLEAKCVFNEEFKFILLPVSYGLVFLVGLPLNSWALWMFICRMRPWNATTTYMFNLAVSDTLYVLSLPTLVYYYADRNNWPFGKCLCKIVRFLFYANLYSSILFLTCISVHRYMGICHPIRSLKWVKTKHARIICVAAWLVVTICLIPNLIFVTTSSKGNSTLCHDTTKPEEFDHYVHYSSSIMALLFGIPFLVIVLCYCLMAKRLGKSSFSSPSPRMPSYKKRSIKMIIIVLTVFAICFVPFHITRTIYYTSRYFQADCRTLNIINFTYKITRPLASINSCLDPILYFMAGDKYRGRLRRGPAQRLRPVPTCDLALVSPSTDNTMGGGHTASDTQGTGTARNGGGC
- the P2RY4 gene encoding P2Y purinoceptor 4 isoform X2 is translated as MATSVRTFPVALWTPTTAPWPGGNTTAVLEAKCVFNEEFKFILLPVSYGLVFLVGLPLNSWALWMFICRMRPWNATTTYMFNLAVSDTLYVLSLPTLVYYYADRNNWPFGKCLCKIVRFLFYANLYSSILFLTCISVHRYMGICHPIRSLKWVKTKHARIICVAAWLVVTICLIPNLIFVTTSSKGNSTLCHDTTKPEEFDHYVHYSSSIMALLFGIPFLVIVLCYCLMAKRLGKSSFSSPSPRMPSYKKRSIKMIIIVLTVFAICFVPFHITRTIYYTSRYFQADCRTLNIINFTYKITRPLASINSCLDPILYFMAGDKYRGRLRRGPAQRLRPVPTCDLALVSPSTDNTMGGGHTASDTQGTGTARNGGGC